The following are from one region of the Salicibibacter kimchii genome:
- a CDS encoding thiolase family protein, with amino-acid sequence MEDVVIVSAVRTAIAKKGGALASVDPAVYGGEVISEALRRADVEHEAVEDVIFGNCLSGGGNTARVSLLEGGLPVEVPGLTIDRQCGSGINSVALAAEKIIAGNADVVVAGGTESMTRSPHLLEVQEKAYDRKPPKFINRRLSPDAIGDPPMGITAENLAEKYEVSREEQDAFALRSQERMADAVEKGYFKDQIHPIEVKTRKGTVTFDQDEHPRPEVTKEALGKLPPVFKKDGSVTAGSSSGINDGASALVLMSGTEAKKRELKPLARVTASAVAGVDPNIMGIGPVPAVKKVLEKTGGRLDDFDLIELNEAFAAQVLACDRELSFDMDKVNVNGGAIAHGHPIAATGGMLVTKLCYELERRGEKKGLATACIGGGQGIALVVERD; translated from the coding sequence ATGGAAGATGTAGTGATCGTTTCTGCCGTACGGACGGCCATCGCGAAAAAAGGCGGGGCATTGGCTTCCGTCGACCCGGCCGTGTACGGTGGCGAAGTGATTAGTGAAGCGTTACGCCGGGCGGACGTGGAACACGAAGCTGTGGAAGACGTCATTTTCGGCAATTGTTTGAGTGGGGGCGGGAATACTGCGCGTGTCTCGCTTCTTGAAGGGGGATTGCCGGTGGAGGTTCCCGGGCTCACGATTGACCGCCAATGCGGCTCGGGCATTAATAGTGTTGCCCTCGCGGCGGAGAAAATTATCGCCGGGAACGCCGATGTCGTCGTTGCCGGCGGCACGGAAAGCATGACGCGTAGCCCGCACCTTTTGGAGGTACAGGAGAAAGCTTATGATCGCAAGCCACCAAAGTTTATCAATCGCAGGCTCTCGCCCGATGCTATCGGCGACCCACCGATGGGCATCACCGCTGAAAATCTGGCTGAAAAATATGAGGTGAGCCGCGAGGAGCAAGATGCGTTTGCGCTGAGAAGCCAGGAGCGGATGGCGGATGCGGTTGAGAAAGGGTATTTCAAAGATCAAATTCATCCGATTGAAGTTAAAACACGAAAAGGCACCGTCACGTTTGACCAAGACGAGCATCCGCGACCTGAGGTGACGAAAGAAGCGCTCGGTAAGCTCCCGCCGGTGTTTAAAAAAGACGGGAGTGTCACCGCCGGCAGTTCCTCCGGCATTAACGACGGCGCGTCAGCGCTCGTGTTGATGTCTGGAACGGAAGCGAAAAAGCGCGAGTTAAAGCCGTTGGCGAGAGTTACGGCATCGGCCGTCGCGGGTGTTGATCCGAACATCATGGGCATCGGCCCCGTCCCGGCGGTGAAAAAAGTGTTGGAGAAAACCGGTGGTCGGTTGGACGATTTTGATTTAATCGAACTCAACGAAGCGTTTGCCGCCCAAGTGCTCGCGTGTGACCGGGAACTTTCTTTTGACATGGATAAAGTCAATGTGAACGGCGGAGCGATTGCTCATGGGCACCCGATTGCCGCCACCGGCGGTATGCTCGTGACGAAATTATGCTATGAGCTCGAGCGCCGCGGGGAAAAGAAAGGGCTTGCCACTGCTTGTATCGGCGGCGGCCAAGGCATCGCGCTCGTCGTGGAGAGAGATTAA
- a CDS encoding nucleotidyltransferase family protein: protein MVTQEAEIRGMILKYVKSLKKEISIERVILYGSYAKGTATDDSDIDVAIESKDFGDNYLKEWQRLYRHVWKSGVDPSLEPRPLYHDIHPSMKEEILESGKTIYEAKHDAVITNRFN, encoded by the coding sequence ATGGTGACCCAAGAAGCTGAAATCCGAGGCATGATCCTAAAATACGTTAAAAGTCTAAAAAAAGAAATCAGTATCGAAAGAGTTATACTGTATGGTTCCTATGCAAAAGGAACGGCTACAGATGACAGCGATATTGACGTTGCTATAGAATCAAAAGATTTTGGTGATAATTATTTAAAGGAATGGCAAAGATTATACCGACATGTATGGAAAAGCGGTGTGGACCCATCATTAGAACCTCGCCCACTTTATCATGACATACATCCATCTATGAAGGAAGAAATTCTGGAAAGCGGCAAAACTATATATGAGGCAAAGCATGATGCCGTCATAACCAATAGATTTAATTAA
- a CDS encoding long-chain-fatty-acid--CoA ligase, which translates to MQEKAIPYEDIEIPEISLVEMLEQSLSENRHKTAMMFGELTYTYEELSNNIQRVASGLSKRGVKKGDRVALMLPNCPQYPVSYFAVLSLGATVVQVNPMYKPPELLHVLNDSGVTALIMLEDLKPVFQAIQKETGVKTVIEVSLKGSSAFDALVNDDGEAPCAAIDPKEDVAVIQYTGGTTGRSKGAMLTHYNLVANTMQSAATQKTKNVEQERVLTIAPLFHVYGMTSGMNLTLYRGGNMILVPRFDVEEVVRIIERVKPTGFPGVPTMYMALLEYYQKKAFDLSSLDILTSGSAPLPVEVINTFNSLTGANVAEGFGLSEASPVTHRNPVDGLQKTGSIGINLPNTEAKIVDIATGEEELATGEVGELIIRGPQIMKGYHGLPEETAQTLRNGWLYTGDLANVDEDGYYFIVGRKKELIIAGGFNVYPIEVEDVIYRHPSVQEAAVIGVPDPYRGETVKAVVVKNEDAELTEEDLIAFCKESLSNYKVPKLVSFVDELPKTAVGKILKRELIASEETK; encoded by the coding sequence ATGCAGGAAAAAGCCATTCCCTATGAAGATATCGAAATACCGGAAATCTCCCTCGTGGAAATGCTCGAACAAAGTCTCAGCGAAAACCGTCATAAAACGGCAATGATGTTCGGAGAACTCACGTATACCTATGAAGAACTCAGCAATAATATCCAACGTGTAGCGAGCGGACTTTCCAAACGCGGGGTCAAAAAAGGGGACCGCGTCGCGCTTATGCTCCCGAATTGTCCTCAGTATCCCGTGAGTTATTTCGCGGTGTTGAGCCTGGGCGCGACCGTTGTGCAAGTGAACCCGATGTACAAGCCGCCGGAGCTTTTGCATGTTCTTAATGATTCCGGTGTAACCGCTCTCATTATGTTGGAAGATTTAAAACCGGTTTTCCAAGCGATCCAAAAAGAAACCGGCGTCAAAACCGTCATCGAAGTCTCGTTAAAAGGCTCCAGTGCCTTTGATGCATTGGTGAATGATGACGGAGAAGCGCCCTGCGCAGCCATTGATCCGAAAGAAGATGTGGCCGTCATTCAATACACGGGAGGTACGACGGGGCGTTCGAAAGGGGCGATGCTCACCCACTACAATTTGGTGGCAAATACGATGCAATCGGCTGCTACGCAAAAGACCAAGAACGTTGAGCAAGAGCGGGTGTTAACGATCGCACCGCTGTTCCACGTTTACGGAATGACGAGCGGGATGAATCTCACGCTTTACCGAGGCGGAAATATGATATTGGTCCCCCGCTTTGACGTCGAAGAAGTCGTCAGGATCATCGAGCGGGTAAAACCTACCGGCTTCCCCGGGGTACCGACGATGTACATGGCCTTATTGGAATATTATCAAAAGAAAGCCTTTGACCTCTCTTCACTCGATATTTTAACAAGTGGATCCGCTCCTCTGCCTGTGGAAGTCATCAATACGTTTAATTCCCTCACCGGGGCTAATGTCGCCGAAGGGTTTGGCCTATCCGAAGCCTCACCGGTCACGCACCGCAACCCCGTCGATGGCTTGCAAAAAACAGGCAGCATCGGTATCAATCTCCCGAACACGGAGGCGAAGATCGTCGATATCGCCACCGGAGAGGAAGAACTTGCCACCGGCGAAGTCGGGGAACTCATCATTCGCGGCCCGCAAATCATGAAAGGCTATCACGGTTTGCCGGAGGAAACGGCGCAGACGCTACGTAACGGCTGGCTTTATACCGGAGACCTCGCAAATGTCGATGAAGACGGCTATTACTTCATCGTCGGCAGAAAAAAAGAACTGATTATCGCCGGCGGATTCAACGTTTACCCGATTGAAGTGGAAGACGTGATCTATCGGCACCCGTCCGTGCAAGAAGCCGCTGTCATCGGCGTCCCTGACCCGTACCGCGGAGAAACCGTCAAAGCGGTCGTCGTGAAAAATGAAGACGCTGAGCTCACAGAAGAAGACTTGATTGCTTTTTGCAAGGAAAGCCTCTCGAACTACAAAGTGCCAAAACTGGTATCTTTTGTCGATGAGCTTCCGAAAACCGCCGTCGGTAAAATATTAAAAAGAGAACTTATCGCATCTGAGGAAACGAAATAG
- a CDS encoding PaaI family thioesterase, with translation MNLANESHFFNHVGFEMIEAEDGAVTIVLDIDDKHMNRNDTLHGGVHATMLDNVLGAVLHHRTELPSTTVSLNVNYLAPVKKGRLTARATILQLGYKSATVEGVIADAEGTAIAKGTGTFKILRKG, from the coding sequence GTGAATCTAGCGAACGAAAGCCATTTTTTCAATCACGTCGGCTTTGAAATGATCGAAGCCGAAGACGGGGCCGTCACCATTGTCCTCGATATCGACGACAAGCACATGAATCGCAACGACACCCTCCACGGCGGCGTCCACGCCACAATGCTGGACAACGTCCTCGGCGCGGTCCTCCATCACCGTACCGAGTTGCCGAGCACGACCGTGTCCTTGAACGTCAACTACCTGGCTCCTGTGAAAAAAGGACGGCTGACGGCGAGGGCCACGATTTTGCAACTCGGCTACAAGTCAGCAACCGTTGAAGGGGTTATTGCGGATGCAGAAGGCACAGCGATCGCAAAAGGGACAGGGACATTTAAAATATTGAGAAAAGGATGA
- a CDS encoding acyl-CoA dehydrogenase family protein, which produces MHLRLTEEQKMVQTTIRKFVEKELMPLENDVLRNEREGKPSLPAEKIHELQQKAKDAGFWGINTPEEYGGADLGQVMYAIVMMEVSKTFVPFTFGGSADNILYYGNEEQKEKYLLPTISGEKKSCFALTEPGAGSDTQNIKMTAEKDGDDWVLNGEKTFITGGNEADFVMVIAITDKEAHAANGREGVTCFIAERDMGWKSEYIDTMGEWGPASLIFDQVRVPEENILGELHRGYDLGLEWIGFARWIVGARAVGSAERLLNMAIDYSQERETFGKPISTRQAIQWQIADSAVELEAAKWLVLNAAFSLDNGEDNRHYASMAKLYGATKGNDIIDRVMQIHGGMGYTKELPIERWYREARLWRIYDGTDEIQRLIISRNLLKGNVKLGQHI; this is translated from the coding sequence ATGCATTTACGCTTAACTGAAGAACAAAAAATGGTGCAAACAACGATCCGCAAATTTGTGGAAAAAGAACTGATGCCGCTGGAGAACGATGTGCTGCGCAACGAACGGGAAGGAAAACCAAGCCTTCCGGCAGAAAAAATCCACGAACTGCAACAAAAAGCGAAAGACGCCGGTTTCTGGGGCATCAACACGCCGGAAGAATACGGCGGCGCTGACCTCGGCCAAGTCATGTACGCCATCGTCATGATGGAAGTGTCGAAGACGTTCGTTCCGTTCACGTTCGGCGGTTCGGCCGATAACATTTTGTATTACGGCAACGAAGAACAAAAGGAAAAGTACCTGCTTCCGACGATTAGCGGCGAGAAAAAATCCTGCTTTGCGCTCACCGAACCCGGCGCCGGCTCTGACACGCAAAACATTAAAATGACCGCGGAAAAAGACGGCGATGACTGGGTACTGAACGGCGAGAAAACATTCATCACCGGCGGCAACGAAGCAGATTTTGTCATGGTGATCGCGATTACGGACAAAGAAGCCCACGCGGCAAATGGTCGAGAAGGCGTCACCTGTTTCATCGCGGAACGGGACATGGGCTGGAAATCGGAATACATTGATACGATGGGCGAATGGGGACCGGCATCCTTGATTTTCGACCAAGTGCGCGTGCCGGAAGAAAATATCCTCGGCGAACTCCACCGCGGCTACGACCTCGGCTTGGAATGGATCGGTTTCGCTCGCTGGATCGTCGGGGCACGAGCGGTCGGGTCGGCGGAGCGCTTGCTCAATATGGCGATCGATTATTCCCAGGAGCGGGAAACGTTCGGGAAACCGATTTCCACGCGCCAAGCCATCCAGTGGCAAATTGCGGATTCGGCGGTCGAGCTCGAAGCGGCCAAATGGTTAGTGCTCAATGCCGCCTTCAGCTTGGACAACGGCGAAGACAATCGCCACTATGCCTCGATGGCGAAATTGTATGGCGCCACAAAAGGCAACGACATCATCGATCGCGTCATGCAAATCCACGGCGGCATGGGCTACACGAAAGAACTTCCCATCGAACGCTGGTACCGGGAAGCCCGGCTCTGGAGAATCTATGACGGGACCGATGAAATCCAACGCCTGATCATTTCTCGCAACCTATTAAAAGGGAACGTCAAACTCGGGCAACACATTTAA
- a CDS encoding branched-chain amino acid ABC transporter permease — MSIFKRNATPLIFLLIALVVPFVTDNQYYLYILTLAFIWSIAVYGMNLISGYTGQLSLAHAGFFAIGAYALGLLTVDANVPYWFAFVLALVITTVAGLLIGLIALRTKTHYFAIYTLCVGYIIYLVIYQWDELTGGVRGLIGIEPPGAIGPITFDSAESNYYLVLVFLVLTIVFMKFIAESLVGRTFAAIRNSEELAQTIGINTMKQKLLSFVISAFFAGVAGALYASFVQFIGPEISYTMTMFDMLTYLIVGGIGTLYGPLVGTFLIVTLTQSLQFMEEFRMLIFGPILVLLVIFYPRGIVGGIQMWKAKRQYKKNQKLAKQASNASTYGGGD; from the coding sequence ATGTCGATATTCAAAAGAAACGCCACACCGCTTATCTTTTTGTTAATCGCTTTAGTTGTGCCTTTTGTTACAGACAATCAATATTACTTGTATATTTTAACACTCGCCTTTATTTGGTCGATTGCCGTCTACGGCATGAATTTAATTTCCGGTTATACCGGGCAGCTTTCACTCGCCCATGCAGGTTTTTTTGCAATCGGGGCGTATGCCCTCGGTTTGTTAACGGTGGACGCGAATGTGCCGTATTGGTTCGCGTTTGTCCTCGCTTTGGTGATTACAACGGTGGCCGGTTTATTGATCGGGCTCATTGCACTGCGAACGAAGACGCATTATTTTGCCATTTACACGCTTTGTGTCGGGTATATCATTTACCTTGTCATTTACCAGTGGGATGAATTGACCGGCGGCGTGCGTGGACTTATCGGAATCGAGCCTCCCGGGGCGATCGGTCCGATCACATTTGATAGTGCCGAATCGAATTATTATTTGGTGCTCGTGTTTCTCGTATTGACGATCGTCTTTATGAAATTCATCGCCGAATCCCTCGTCGGGCGTACCTTTGCGGCGATTCGAAATTCGGAAGAACTGGCGCAGACGATTGGCATCAACACGATGAAACAGAAATTGCTCTCTTTTGTCATCTCCGCCTTTTTTGCAGGCGTGGCAGGGGCGTTGTACGCGTCTTTTGTTCAATTTATCGGACCGGAAATATCGTACACGATGACGATGTTTGATATGTTGACGTACTTGATCGTTGGCGGCATCGGGACGTTGTACGGCCCGCTTGTGGGGACGTTTTTGATCGTCACGCTGACGCAATCGCTTCAATTTATGGAGGAGTTCCGCATGCTGATTTTCGGCCCGATCCTGGTTCTTCTCGTTATTTTCTACCCAAGAGGGATTGTCGGCGGCATTCAAATGTGGAAAGCAAAACGGCAATATAAGAAAAATCAAAAACTAGCAAAACAAGCATCCAACGCATCGACGTACGGGGGTGGCGATTAA
- a CDS encoding ABC transporter ATP-binding protein, which yields MLIETKDLTKAFGGLTAVDNVDVGIEKGKITAIIGPNGAGKSTLFNVISGFYPTTKGTVVFNGEDITKKRAFNVAKLGIARTFQTTNLFEQATVMDNVIVGHRLRTKSGVFDALLRTPRLKREERESREKAEEVLAFVGLTKESNRLVSDISQEAKKRAAFAVALATDPEVVFLDEPAAGINPDETDGLTNLMRKMVDHGLTVCLIEHKMQMIMEIADHIVVLNQGEKIAEGTPEEIQNNDTVIQAYLGGGEDAADAQ from the coding sequence ATGCTCATTGAAACGAAAGACCTGACGAAAGCATTCGGTGGTTTAACGGCCGTTGATAATGTCGATGTCGGCATTGAAAAGGGAAAAATTACCGCGATCATCGGTCCGAACGGAGCAGGAAAATCGACGCTTTTCAACGTGATCAGCGGGTTTTATCCGACGACAAAAGGGACCGTTGTCTTTAATGGTGAGGATATTACGAAAAAGAGAGCGTTTAACGTTGCGAAATTAGGGATCGCCCGTACGTTTCAGACGACGAATCTGTTCGAGCAGGCGACGGTCATGGATAATGTCATCGTCGGTCATCGTCTGCGTACGAAATCCGGGGTTTTTGACGCCCTTCTGCGCACGCCGAGGCTGAAACGAGAAGAACGGGAAAGTCGCGAGAAAGCAGAGGAGGTGTTAGCTTTTGTAGGGTTAACGAAGGAATCGAACCGGCTCGTTTCAGACATTTCCCAGGAGGCGAAAAAACGCGCGGCTTTTGCCGTAGCGCTTGCCACAGACCCGGAAGTAGTGTTTCTCGATGAACCGGCCGCGGGGATCAATCCGGACGAAACGGACGGGTTGACGAATCTGATGCGCAAAATGGTTGACCACGGCTTAACCGTTTGTTTAATCGAACACAAAATGCAGATGATCATGGAAATCGCCGATCATATCGTCGTGCTTAACCAGGGCGAAAAGATTGCGGAAGGCACACCTGAAGAGATTCAAAACAACGACACAGTCATTCAAGCCTATTTGGGAGGGGGTGAGGACGCTGCTGATGCTCAATGA
- a CDS encoding ABC transporter ATP-binding protein, whose protein sequence is MLMLNDVSVRYGMYEALKDVSMNVDAGELVVLLGANGAGKSTIFRTISGLNKPAKGRIEWKGKSIAGAPASNLVKDGIGHCPEGRKLFPDMNVSENLKMGSYVIKRNKKEVAETMERVYTLFPILEEKQKASAGSLSGGQQQMLAIGRAMMSRPQLLLLDEPSIGLAPLIVEQVFDVIQEINRGGTTVLLAEQNANAALKIADRGYVIEDGNIVVEGDSEELFSNDEVRKAYIGA, encoded by the coding sequence CTGCTGATGCTCAATGATGTATCGGTACGATATGGCATGTACGAGGCTTTGAAAGACGTTTCCATGAATGTGGATGCCGGGGAGCTGGTTGTGTTGTTAGGGGCGAACGGCGCCGGAAAAAGTACGATATTCAGAACGATCAGCGGGTTAAATAAACCGGCAAAAGGTCGCATTGAATGGAAGGGGAAATCGATCGCCGGCGCACCTGCCAGTAATCTGGTAAAAGACGGCATCGGCCACTGCCCGGAAGGCCGGAAATTGTTTCCGGACATGAACGTCTCCGAAAATTTGAAAATGGGTTCTTATGTGATCAAGCGCAATAAAAAAGAAGTCGCGGAAACGATGGAACGTGTTTACACGCTCTTTCCGATTTTGGAAGAAAAACAAAAAGCATCCGCAGGGTCGCTCAGCGGCGGCCAACAACAGATGCTAGCCATCGGACGGGCGATGATGTCGCGCCCCCAACTGCTTCTCTTGGACGAACCGTCCATCGGCCTGGCGCCGTTGATTGTTGAACAAGTTTTCGATGTCATTCAGGAAATTAACCGCGGCGGCACGACGGTTCTTTTAGCCGAACAAAACGCCAATGCCGCCCTCAAAATTGCCGACCGCGGGTATGTCATTGAAGATGGAAACATTGTCGTGGAAGGGGATAGCGAGGAGTTGTTTTCCAATGATGAAGTCCGAAAAGCGTATATCGGGGCTTAA
- a CDS encoding thiol-disulfide oxidoreductase DCC family protein: MRKHVVFYDGECPLCRFVKMVLGKLDWRNAVHWFPVQEISEKTLEKANAYKNMYDEIYMLTPDKQVLTGYNTVRKLLALLPVTAPVAVLMYVPGAGLIGAPVYRFISRRRYRWFGRVEY, from the coding sequence ATGCGTAAACATGTTGTTTTTTATGATGGCGAGTGTCCTTTGTGCCGATTTGTGAAGATGGTGCTCGGCAAGCTCGACTGGCGTAACGCTGTCCACTGGTTTCCTGTCCAAGAAATAAGCGAAAAGACGCTGGAAAAAGCGAACGCCTATAAAAATATGTACGATGAGATTTATATGCTCACCCCGGACAAGCAAGTGTTAACCGGCTACAACACCGTGCGCAAACTGCTCGCGCTGCTTCCGGTTACGGCGCCAGTCGCGGTGCTTATGTATGTGCCGGGCGCTGGCCTGATCGGCGCCCCGGTTTACCGCTTTATTTCAAGGCGGCGCTACCGATGGTTTGGGCGGGTGGAGTATTGA
- a CDS encoding branched-chain amino acid ABC transporter permease, whose translation MDVLAQQLFNGLTIGSVYSLVALGLTLVYGILHVPNFAHGALYMVGGYATLMSMTLLGMPYFVAMLAAVLVVGGIGVLMERLVFNQLRDSPPIHDKIAAIGLLLFLETLIRVIWGADYRSMTTPFSENIVSLLGITVTSQRILIVVAAIIAMIVLQLFLKKTMVGASIIAMSQDREGAFLQGINANRVAMLTFFISGGLAAFAAAINAPINLVYPDMGHLVILKAFVIVIIGGMGSVPGAILGGYILGFSESLGATFISAEYSDIIAFVLLVIILTVKPQGLFAKGAH comes from the coding sequence ATGGATGTTCTTGCGCAACAACTGTTTAACGGACTTACGATCGGAAGCGTGTACAGCCTCGTCGCTTTAGGGCTGACGCTCGTTTACGGGATTCTTCACGTCCCGAACTTTGCTCATGGAGCCCTTTATATGGTTGGCGGCTATGCGACTTTAATGTCCATGACCCTCTTGGGAATGCCGTATTTTGTAGCCATGCTTGCCGCCGTTTTGGTCGTTGGGGGAATCGGCGTGCTAATGGAGCGTCTCGTGTTTAACCAGCTCCGGGACTCCCCGCCGATTCACGATAAAATCGCGGCCATCGGTTTGCTGTTATTTTTGGAAACGCTTATAAGGGTAATTTGGGGCGCAGATTATCGTTCCATGACCACGCCGTTCAGCGAAAACATCGTTTCCTTACTCGGCATCACGGTGACGTCGCAACGTATATTAATCGTCGTAGCCGCAATTATCGCCATGATCGTTTTGCAACTTTTCCTAAAAAAAACCATGGTCGGCGCCTCGATCATCGCTATGTCACAGGATCGTGAAGGGGCGTTTCTGCAAGGGATCAACGCGAACCGCGTGGCGATGTTGACGTTTTTCATTTCCGGCGGTCTCGCTGCTTTTGCTGCTGCCATTAATGCACCGATTAATCTCGTTTACCCGGACATGGGGCATCTCGTCATATTGAAAGCATTTGTGATTGTCATTATTGGCGGAATGGGCAGTGTGCCCGGCGCGATTCTCGGCGGCTACATTCTTGGGTTCTCGGAAAGCCTCGGGGCCACCTTTATCTCTGCCGAATACAGCGACATCATTGCTTTCGTCTTGCTCGTCATTATTTTAACGGTGAAACCCCAAGGTTTGTTTGCAAAGGGGGCTCACTAG
- a CDS encoding ABC transporter substrate-binding protein: MKKISMMVGGVMMLLAVGCNGDGGESDVTEEAEGTPAPGAPGDEGGEEVEVDTEVAEGTEVVDIGFSGPLSGAGAYYGNNTLNGLTMAIEEINESGGFEVDGEMYSFNLVSLDDQYLPDETGANVRRLVQENDTPVIFVPHSGGTYATQVFNEQDEVLLASYSSEPEITQQDNDLTWRIPPTYDKYIEPFSEYQMERFGTDLAMLPPNSEFGMDWAEALAPAWEEMGGNVVHESSVDYAQDTDFYTLLTNALAEDPDVLFVGGSSEPTAQVMAQAREQGFEGGFLVMDQAKLDEIDNVLGGAPEVIEGSVGVPPLVDDVHEGNEQFISDYQDTFDADPGSEAGYHYYSVYILAEAMAAAGETEDAHAIRESLDEGLQQVDDDKHVYEVSEVDEDGGMVTELRMAVVEDGEVELVDFDD, encoded by the coding sequence ATGAAAAAGATCAGTATGATGGTCGGCGGAGTCATGATGCTATTGGCGGTCGGGTGTAACGGCGACGGGGGAGAGTCAGATGTCACGGAGGAAGCAGAAGGAACGCCTGCCCCCGGCGCTCCCGGTGATGAAGGGGGAGAAGAGGTTGAAGTGGATACGGAAGTGGCCGAAGGCACGGAAGTCGTGGACATTGGCTTTAGCGGCCCATTAAGCGGGGCCGGCGCTTACTATGGGAACAACACGTTGAACGGACTCACGATGGCGATTGAAGAAATCAACGAATCCGGCGGTTTCGAAGTGGATGGGGAAATGTATTCGTTCAATCTCGTGAGCCTCGATGACCAATACCTTCCGGATGAAACAGGCGCCAACGTGCGACGACTTGTCCAAGAGAATGACACGCCCGTGATTTTCGTTCCTCATAGCGGCGGAACGTACGCGACGCAAGTCTTTAACGAACAAGACGAAGTGCTGCTCGCCTCTTATTCCAGTGAGCCGGAGATCACGCAACAAGACAACGATTTAACGTGGCGAATCCCGCCCACGTATGACAAATATATCGAGCCGTTTTCCGAGTATCAAATGGAGCGCTTCGGTACGGATCTAGCCATGTTGCCGCCAAACAGCGAGTTCGGCATGGACTGGGCAGAAGCGCTGGCACCGGCTTGGGAAGAAATGGGCGGTAACGTCGTTCATGAAAGCTCCGTGGACTATGCCCAGGATACCGACTTTTACACGTTACTCACCAATGCGTTAGCTGAAGACCCGGATGTTCTCTTCGTCGGCGGCTCCTCGGAACCGACGGCACAAGTCATGGCCCAGGCGAGAGAACAAGGCTTTGAAGGCGGCTTCCTCGTGATGGACCAAGCGAAGCTCGATGAAATCGATAACGTCCTCGGCGGCGCGCCGGAAGTCATCGAAGGTTCGGTCGGCGTCCCGCCACTCGTCGATGATGTTCATGAAGGCAACGAACAATTTATTAGCGATTATCAAGACACGTTTGATGCCGATCCCGGTTCGGAAGCCGGCTACCACTATTATAGCGTTTATATTCTGGCCGAAGCCATGGCAGCAGCCGGTGAAACCGAAGATGCACACGCCATTCGCGAGTCCCTGGATGAAGGGCTGCAGCAAGTGGATGATGACAAACACGTTTATGAAGTCAGCGAGGTAGACGAAGACGGCGGCATGGTCACCGAATTGAGAATGGCCGTCGTGGAAGACGGAGAAGTCGAGCTTGTGGATTTTGACGACTAG
- a CDS encoding EscU/YscU/HrcU family type III secretion system export apparatus switch protein yields MCAYKKQKRRTAAALTYRQAEDIAPVVKAKGHGSIAEDIIARAKESDVPVREDETLAELLEQLEVGTSIPADLYEVIAEVFAFIYKVDAEMKENP; encoded by the coding sequence ATGTGCGCGTATAAGAAGCAAAAACGTCGAACGGCAGCGGCATTGACGTATCGGCAAGCCGAAGACATCGCGCCTGTCGTAAAAGCAAAAGGGCACGGGTCGATTGCCGAGGACATCATCGCGCGGGCAAAGGAAAGTGATGTCCCCGTCCGAGAAGATGAAACGCTCGCGGAATTGTTGGAGCAACTGGAGGTCGGGACGTCGATCCCGGCTGATCTGTACGAAGTGATCGCCGAAGTTTTTGCTTTTATCTATAAAGTCGATGCGGAAATGAAAGAAAATCCATGA